Sequence from the Fragaria vesca subsp. vesca linkage group LG4, FraVesHawaii_1.0, whole genome shotgun sequence genome:
ATGAAATTTTCTATATGAAATTTTCTATAACTAATATAAGTAGCAGTGACTGTCTTAAACCTCCAGATCGATGTTTCAGAGATAACAACAGCTAGCTTTACTTGTTTTAGCTACTCCACCACCAAAACATTAGTTGTTATAATACGCTTACAATCTGGTTTGAAAAAAGGACTTGCATATTCTTCGTGAATAATTTGAAGGCATAACGATGGTATCCAGATATCCCATGACGAAGCCGTTCATATATCCAAATTGTTCAAAACAAGAGCTCCATATAATACAAAATGTACTTAGATAGTTATGGATAGTGATAAACATGCATTACAAAAGAAAATCGTAAACACTGATTTAAGAGAGAATCGAATACGTATGAAATATTGTTTATTGATTATATGGCAAAAAGCTAGAGTTCTTTCTATAGACCCAAAATTAAAACTCACTCTACATGAGAAATAACTTCAAAAGTACTCTAGCACTGCCCATAGCTAGCACCACGGATCTTCATACTACATAGATTTTATTACATCATTATTCATAAGACGTACATTAACCTCTCTCTGGTACTGGTACTGCTTAGAAGTTAAAAGCCTACAAAGTCCAAAATTGATGATAAGCCTACAAAGCTTCTACCCTGTTGACCTTGTAGTTGTTGCTCGCACCTTCTTTGGCACTGCTGTTGTTGTTGCCAATCCCCACCTTGCTGTCTCTGGCAACGATGCTGGCACATCTGCTGACGCTCCTTGTGGCTAAGTTGTTGTGCGCACTGTTGACGGCATTGTTGTTGCTGGCCTTGTCCTTGTTGTCTGGATTGGCAGCTTTGTTGGCATTGCTCAAATTTCTGCTCGGGATCTCGTGAATACAAGTCCACGTATTCTTCTCCTTGCTGAAGTTGTTGCTCGCACCTTCTTTGACATTGCTGTTTTTGTTGCCAATCCCCACCTTGTTGCCTCTGGCAGCGCTGCTGGCACATCTGACGTGCGCATTGTTGACGGCATTGTTGTTGGCCTTGTTGCCGGGACTGGCACCTTTGCTGGCATTGCTCAAATCCTTTCTCGGGATCTCTTGAGTACAAGTCTACGTATTCTTCTCCTTGTTGTAGTTGTTGCTCGCACCTTCTTTGGCACTGCTGTTGTTGTTGCCAATCCCCACCTTGTTGCCTCTGGCAACGCTGCTGGCATATCTGCTGACGCTCGTATTGGCTCAATTGTTGTGCACACTGTTGACGGCATTGTTGTTGTTGCTGGCCACCACGTTGCCTAGATTGACAGCTCTGCTGGCATTGCTCAAATCGTTGTTCAGGATCTCTAGTTGGGTTAATCATGTTCTGTTCGATTTCTCTTCCTTGCTGCAATTGCTGCTGGCACCTTTTGTTTGAATAAAAACGTTATCAGTCATCTTTTAAGCCACATAAGCCATCAGTTCAATCACTCTAAAACTATAATAATTACCTTGATTGGCACTGTTGTTGCTGTTGCCTATCGCCTCTTTGTTGCCTCTGACAACGCTGCTGGCATATTTGTTGGCGCTCTTGGTGGCTCAATTGCTGCCCGCATTGTTGACGACATTGTTGAATCCCTTGTCCACGGAAGGGTTGCTGTTGGTCGCACCTCCGCAGGCACTGCTCGTATCTCTGTTCACCTTGTTGTCCTCCTCGTCCGCCGCGGCCTCCTTGCTGCTCCATCATCTGGTCTCGGCATTCTTGCTGGCATTGCTGCTGTTCCCATCCGCGCGGCATATGCTGCTGGCAGTACTGCTGGCATTGCCGTAACTGCTGTTGAGGGTCATCCTCATAGCTAAGGTAGTCGCCTTCTCCATCAGCAAGAGAGAATGAGATTGTAGCAAGGAAGAGAGAGCAAATGAATAAAGCTCTGAGTATCGCCATGGTTGTTATTGCTTTCGAGTGAGTCTGTGGGAAGAATAGCAAAGACTGCCGAGGTATTTATACAAGGTGAGGACTCTGCATGCAAGGTACACTTGTCTATGAGATGACATGCAAGGTGACTAGTGTCTATTGCATCCACATATATGCTAACCTTCGAGGCACCGCATACCACTTGATCTTGACGTGTGGGAGCAAAGTGAAGACGAATATGAAATGGATGTATGTGCATGCTGAAATTATGTGGCGATTGTCCTGTGAATTTATGAAA
This genomic interval carries:
- the LOC101298113 gene encoding uncharacterized protein LOC101298113, with the translated sequence MAILRALFICSLFLATISFSLADGEGDYLSYEDDPQQQLRQCQQYCQQHMPRGWEQQQCQQECRDQMMEQQGGRGGRGGQQGEQRYEQCLRRCDQQQPFRGQGIQQCRQQCGQQLSHQERQQICQQRCQRQQRGDRQQQQQCQSRCQQQLQQGREIEQNMINPTRDPEQRFEQCQQSCQSRQRGGQQQQQCRQQCAQQLSQYERQQICQQRCQRQQGGDWQQQQQCQRRCEQQLQQGEEYVDLYSRDPEKGFEQCQQRCQSRQQGQQQCRQQCARQMCQQRCQRQQGGDWQQKQQCQRRCEQQLQQGEEYVDLYSRDPEQKFEQCQQSCQSRQQGQGQQQQCRQQCAQQLSHKERQQMCQHRCQRQQGGDWQQQQQCQRRCEQQLQGQQGRSFVGLSSILDFVGF